The proteins below come from a single Dermatophilaceae bacterium Soc4.6 genomic window:
- a CDS encoding LytTR family DNA-binding domain-containing protein — protein sequence MPSPSTTSAGPTGVARLTVLVVDDEAPTLAEITYLLGQDPHVGELLTATSGTEALRVLEGTAVDVVFCDVSMPGLDGLDLARVLARFAQRPQVVFVTAYDEHAVDAFDLAATDYVMKPIREARLAEAVRRVVNRRNGGEPEAPREPEDETIPVELAGVTTFVQRSRIRYATAHGDYARLHTDEGSHLVRISLNSLEERWGPVGFARIHRSTLVSLAHVSAVAMDGGRCTVRVGEIDLQVSRRHTRELRDRLLRPTPR from the coding sequence ATGCCGTCGCCGTCGACCACCTCCGCGGGCCCCACGGGAGTCGCTCGCCTCACGGTGCTGGTCGTCGACGACGAGGCCCCGACGCTCGCCGAGATCACCTACCTGCTCGGTCAGGACCCCCACGTCGGTGAGCTCCTGACGGCCACCTCGGGCACCGAGGCGCTGCGCGTGCTGGAGGGCACCGCCGTGGACGTCGTCTTCTGCGACGTGTCGATGCCCGGGCTCGACGGGCTCGACCTGGCGCGCGTGCTGGCGCGCTTCGCCCAGCGACCCCAGGTGGTCTTCGTCACGGCCTACGACGAGCACGCCGTCGACGCCTTCGACCTGGCCGCGACCGACTACGTGATGAAGCCGATCCGCGAGGCGCGCCTCGCGGAGGCCGTGAGGCGCGTGGTGAACCGGCGCAACGGAGGCGAGCCCGAGGCCCCGCGCGAGCCCGAGGACGAGACCATCCCCGTCGAGCTCGCCGGGGTCACGACGTTCGTCCAGCGCAGCCGCATCCGCTACGCCACCGCCCACGGCGACTACGCCAGGCTCCACACCGACGAGGGCTCGCACCTCGTGCGCATCTCGCTCAACTCACTCGAAGAGCGCTGGGGGCCAGTGGGTTTCGCGCGGATCCACCGATCGACGCTCGTGTCCCTGGCCCACGTCAGCGCCGTCGCCATGGACGGTGGTCGGTGCACCGTGCGCGTAGGCGAGATCGACCTGCAGGTGAGCCGGCGGCACACCCGGGAGCTGCGCGACCGGCTGCTGCGCCCGACCCCGCGCTGA
- a CDS encoding histidine kinase: MSSSLVVAALAALVVLLVVGFVLLLRRRRFVAEVDRATYETLHSASLAARHLRGGLTPEAAAKATRQLRPMLGSRAIALTDPTAVLAWDGVGAHHGPDLMRHAGPVLTGGDTVVLGEGDVTCGDPDCPIRSGVLAPVTADDHVVGVLAAYGPSVSTGLVRATEELAAWISTQAELAALERQRTHLMEAELRALRAQISPHFIYNCLSAIGSFVRTDPDRARELILEFADFTRYAFRRGGAYTTLRDELRNIERYLVLEQARFGDRLVVQLVIAPEVLAVAVPFLAVQPLVENAVRHGLERKAGIGHVSITALDLGQEAEITIEDDGVGSDPEVIRAVLAGESDADSVGLGNVDARLRQAYGDRYGLVVETAPGAGTKVTFRVPKFTPGVRVEN; encoded by the coding sequence GTGAGCTCCAGCCTCGTCGTCGCCGCGCTTGCGGCGCTCGTGGTGCTCCTCGTCGTCGGGTTCGTGCTGCTGCTGCGCCGGCGGCGCTTCGTCGCCGAGGTCGACCGAGCGACCTACGAGACCCTGCACTCGGCCAGCCTGGCGGCCCGGCACCTGCGTGGTGGCCTGACCCCCGAGGCGGCGGCAAAGGCGACCCGGCAGCTGCGCCCGATGCTCGGCAGCCGCGCCATCGCGCTCACGGACCCGACGGCGGTGCTCGCGTGGGACGGGGTCGGCGCGCACCACGGCCCCGATCTGATGCGACACGCCGGCCCGGTGCTCACCGGCGGGGACACCGTCGTGCTCGGTGAGGGCGACGTCACCTGCGGCGATCCCGACTGTCCCATCCGCTCGGGGGTCCTGGCTCCCGTCACCGCGGACGACCACGTCGTCGGGGTGCTCGCGGCCTACGGCCCGTCGGTGTCCACCGGTCTGGTCAGAGCCACCGAGGAGCTGGCTGCCTGGATCTCGACCCAGGCCGAGCTCGCCGCCCTCGAGCGCCAGCGCACCCACCTCATGGAGGCCGAGCTGCGGGCCCTGCGGGCGCAGATCTCGCCGCACTTCATCTACAACTGCCTCAGCGCCATCGGGTCCTTCGTGCGCACCGACCCCGACCGGGCCCGCGAGCTGATCCTCGAGTTCGCCGACTTCACCCGCTACGCCTTCCGCCGCGGCGGTGCCTACACGACCCTGCGCGACGAGCTGCGCAACATCGAGCGCTACCTGGTGCTCGAGCAGGCGCGCTTCGGTGACCGTCTCGTCGTGCAGCTGGTCATCGCCCCCGAGGTGCTGGCGGTCGCGGTTCCCTTCCTCGCCGTGCAACCGTTGGTGGAGAACGCGGTTCGTCACGGGCTCGAACGCAAGGCGGGAATCGGCCACGTGAGCATCACGGCGCTCGACCTGGGGCAGGAGGCCGAGATCACGATCGAGGACGACGGGGTCGGCAGCGACCCGGAGGTGATCCGCGCCGTGCTCGCCGGAGAGAGCGACGCCGACAGCGTGGGGCTCGGAAACGTCGACGCCAGGCTGCGCCAGGCGTACGGTGACCGCTACGGTCTCGTCGTCGAGACCGCACCCGGCGCGGGCACCAAGGTGACCTTCAGGGTGCCGAAGTTCACTCCCGGCGTGCGCGTCGAGAACTAG
- a CDS encoding Fic family protein — translation MTDPAALRASLAALAGLPGVAEAADAAREACTRLRFHEALRRRIPEAAAESRVRGARASAALDGASMPVDLVRDRVRGAVGWSSSPDPVEQVVRAATRVTSEAESLASLVFSAPLQVVARLHVAAMSGLLPDEQVGRPRRDDEPVLELVDLGEAPPAPVVDLRLAALAELLTAPRDGIPVVVLAGLAHAEVATVRPFVRGNGLVARALERVIVQAGGLDPTGVAVPEVGHLGGGAGGSAAYLGALTAYATGGGPGVALWLRQCADAVVVGAAEGEAICEAVRAGRLG, via the coding sequence GTGACCGACCCTGCTGCCCTGCGGGCCTCGCTCGCGGCCCTGGCCGGGCTCCCCGGCGTCGCCGAGGCGGCTGACGCGGCCCGGGAGGCCTGCACCCGCCTGCGGTTCCACGAGGCCCTGCGTCGTCGGATCCCCGAGGCGGCGGCTGAGTCGCGCGTGCGGGGGGCCCGGGCCAGTGCCGCCCTCGACGGCGCGTCGATGCCGGTCGACCTCGTGCGGGACCGGGTGCGCGGAGCTGTCGGCTGGTCGTCGTCCCCTGATCCGGTCGAGCAGGTGGTGCGGGCGGCGACGAGGGTGACGTCGGAGGCGGAGTCGCTCGCGTCGCTGGTGTTCTCGGCGCCGCTGCAGGTGGTCGCCCGCCTGCACGTGGCGGCGATGAGCGGGCTGCTGCCCGACGAGCAGGTCGGCCGGCCGCGTCGCGACGACGAGCCGGTGCTCGAGCTCGTCGACCTCGGTGAGGCACCCCCTGCCCCCGTCGTGGACCTGCGGCTGGCCGCGCTCGCCGAGCTGCTCACCGCCCCGCGCGACGGCATCCCCGTGGTCGTCCTCGCCGGCCTGGCGCACGCCGAGGTCGCCACCGTGCGACCGTTCGTGCGCGGGAACGGTCTGGTGGCCAGGGCGCTCGAGCGCGTCATCGTGCAGGCCGGTGGGCTCGACCCCACCGGGGTCGCGGTCCCCGAGGTCGGGCACCTGGGTGGCGGAGCAGGTGGCTCAGCGGCCTACCTCGGGGCGCTGACGGCCTACGCGACGGGGGGCGGTCCCGGGGTCGCCCTGTGGCTGCGTCAGTGCGCCGACGCGGTGGTGGTGGGCGCCGCAGAGGGCGAGGCGATCTGCGAGGCGGTCAGGGCCGGTCGGCTCGGGTGA
- a CDS encoding TadA family conjugal transfer-associated ATPase yields the protein MSRRLGDESPVWQQIRRGVAPGGDAIREVATTGLATLGTGGVRGLDRGLRSQLLGAGPLDPLLAEPGVTDVAVNGDGSVWVDRGAGMQRVDLDLGDVEARRHLVVRLAGLAGRRLDETAPYVDGQLPSGVRMHAILPPLVAGGPHLTLRVPGSRRVSLAELGAAGMFPVEWLDVLQALMVRRVAFVVSGGTGAGKTTLLAALLALTGADERLVLVEDVRELAVQHPHVVRLEARPANVEGAGEVTLAVLVRQALRMRPDRLVVGEVRGAEVRELLSALNTGHEGGCGTVHANTAHDVVPRFEALGALGGMTPAAVHAQLVSAVRVILHVRRSVAADPRSGRGRRLETVAVVRPAPAGSPDRAPRSVEALTWDGRSVTTGPAWPELAALAGLDVTGGLSRQHGVGS from the coding sequence ATGAGCCGCCGCCTCGGCGACGAGAGCCCGGTCTGGCAGCAGATCAGGCGGGGCGTCGCCCCCGGTGGTGACGCCATCCGCGAGGTGGCCACCACCGGCCTGGCCACCCTGGGCACCGGCGGTGTGCGCGGGCTCGACCGGGGCCTGCGCTCGCAGCTGCTGGGCGCCGGGCCGCTCGATCCCCTGCTCGCCGAGCCCGGGGTCACCGACGTCGCCGTCAACGGTGACGGATCGGTCTGGGTCGACCGGGGAGCCGGCATGCAGCGGGTCGACCTCGACCTCGGCGACGTCGAGGCGCGACGGCACCTGGTGGTGCGGCTGGCCGGGCTCGCTGGGCGCCGGCTCGACGAGACGGCGCCCTACGTCGACGGCCAGCTGCCCTCGGGGGTGCGGATGCACGCGATCCTGCCTCCGCTCGTCGCCGGCGGCCCCCACCTCACCCTCCGGGTGCCGGGATCGAGACGGGTCTCGCTCGCCGAGCTCGGCGCGGCGGGCATGTTCCCCGTCGAGTGGCTCGACGTGCTGCAGGCGCTGATGGTGCGACGGGTCGCCTTCGTCGTCTCGGGTGGCACCGGGGCAGGCAAGACGACACTGCTCGCTGCGCTGCTCGCGCTCACGGGTGCCGACGAGCGGCTGGTCCTCGTCGAGGACGTGCGCGAGCTCGCCGTGCAGCACCCGCACGTCGTGCGCCTCGAGGCCAGACCGGCCAACGTCGAGGGCGCCGGAGAGGTCACGCTCGCGGTGCTGGTGCGGCAGGCGCTGCGGATGCGACCCGACCGTCTGGTCGTCGGGGAGGTGCGGGGCGCCGAGGTCCGTGAGCTGCTGAGCGCCCTCAACACCGGACACGAGGGCGGGTGCGGCACCGTGCACGCCAACACCGCGCACGACGTCGTGCCCCGGTTCGAGGCCCTGGGCGCACTGGGAGGCATGACCCCGGCCGCCGTCCACGCCCAGCTGGTGTCGGCCGTCAGGGTGATCCTGCACGTGCGCAGGAGCGTGGCGGCTGACCCCCGGTCCGGGCGCGGTCGTCGCCTCGAGACCGTGGCCGTGGTGCGACCCGCACCCGCGGGGTCACCCGACCGGGCACCGCGATCGGTCGAGGCGCTGACGTGGGACGGCCGTTCGGTGACGACGGGACCGGCGTGGCCCGAGCTGGCCGCGCTCGCTGGTCTCGACGTGACAGGCGGGCTCTCCCGGCAGCACGGGGTCGGCTCGTGA
- a CDS encoding type II secretion system F family protein: MVGGAAAVLVALAVLLLPRRRSAVRVGLLTSSTPDSDRSPGRLGPLEVDDVAATMVLLAVALRSGCGEVEAIEAVARVSDGTVAAHLRSVSAARRWGVGARLAWTTADPGWTSVARVLAVAARAGIPPSRLLVEASRDQRAAELAALDAAGARVGVLLVAPLGLAFLPAFLLTTVVPLVVALSVQVLG, translated from the coding sequence ATGGTCGGGGGCGCCGCGGCGGTCCTCGTCGCGCTGGCCGTCCTGCTGCTGCCCCGCAGGCGGTCCGCCGTCCGGGTCGGGCTCCTGACGTCCTCGACGCCCGACTCCGACCGGTCGCCCGGCCGGCTCGGCCCGCTCGAGGTCGACGACGTCGCCGCCACGATGGTGCTGCTCGCCGTGGCCCTGCGCTCCGGATGCGGTGAGGTGGAGGCGATCGAGGCGGTCGCCCGGGTCAGTGACGGCACGGTGGCGGCCCATCTCCGCTCGGTCTCCGCTGCCCGACGCTGGGGGGTCGGGGCGCGCCTGGCCTGGACGACGGCCGACCCGGGCTGGACGTCCGTGGCCCGGGTCCTGGCCGTGGCCGCACGGGCCGGGATCCCGCCCTCACGGCTGCTGGTGGAGGCGTCGCGTGACCAGCGTGCCGCCGAGCTGGCCGCCCTCGACGCGGCGGGGGCCAGGGTGGGCGTGCTGCTCGTGGCGCCTCTGGGGCTGGCCTTCCTCCCGGCCTTCCTCCTGACCACCGTGGTCCCGCTCGTGGTCGCCCTGTCGGTGCAGGTCCTGGGGTGA
- a CDS encoding reverse transcriptase family protein: protein MTRDPDEHLARALAWGCLDAPEWTQRGLVAAGAETLGHRYGWMRQVVRPVAAAYHRAPVDRPHELARFLLASTTLLTHTGRARQRGTPVRVRTIALGAAGPGPRRWPVPPVHDLASLAGLLELPLEQLTWAADTKGLQRRTPPGPLHLYRYQWVSRPGAVPRLLEAPTPLLRAVLRRTLEGVLRWVPVDPAAHGFVRGRSALTNAAAHVGAQTLVCLDLQTFFATITVARVKGLFRSMGYPETVAWTLACLCTHQKPVAVLSRMPAGGDSSDRHRLRARLRARHLAQGAPTSPALANLACVTLDRRLTGYAAAAGLTYTRYADDLAFSGREVESARLIRVAGTIAREEGFMINTSKTRVRNAHQRQEVTGLVTNERLGVPRDYHDQLRAVLHDARLHGVVVANRSGHTHFRAHLDGRVGWVESVNPVRGRRLRADFEAIAWPDR, encoded by the coding sequence GTGACCCGTGACCCCGATGAGCATCTGGCCCGCGCGCTGGCCTGGGGCTGCCTCGACGCGCCGGAGTGGACCCAGCGCGGGCTCGTCGCCGCCGGGGCCGAGACCCTCGGTCACCGGTACGGCTGGATGCGTCAGGTCGTCAGACCGGTCGCCGCGGCCTACCACCGCGCACCCGTCGACCGCCCGCACGAGCTGGCGAGGTTCTTGCTCGCGTCCACCACGCTGCTCACCCACACCGGGCGAGCCCGGCAGCGGGGCACGCCGGTCCGCGTCCGGACGATCGCGCTCGGTGCGGCTGGCCCGGGACCCCGACGGTGGCCCGTTCCGCCTGTGCACGACCTCGCATCGCTCGCTGGGCTGCTGGAGCTCCCGCTCGAGCAGCTGACCTGGGCTGCCGACACGAAGGGACTGCAGCGGCGGACCCCGCCCGGACCGCTGCACCTCTATCGCTATCAGTGGGTCTCGCGTCCGGGCGCCGTCCCCCGGCTCCTCGAGGCGCCCACGCCCCTGCTGCGGGCGGTGCTCCGACGCACCCTCGAGGGGGTGCTCAGGTGGGTGCCGGTCGACCCGGCCGCCCACGGGTTCGTGCGCGGACGCAGTGCGCTGACCAACGCGGCCGCCCACGTCGGGGCGCAGACCCTCGTCTGCCTCGACCTGCAGACGTTCTTCGCGACCATCACCGTCGCCCGGGTCAAGGGCCTCTTCCGCTCGATGGGCTACCCGGAGACGGTGGCCTGGACCCTGGCCTGCCTGTGCACCCACCAGAAACCGGTGGCCGTGCTGAGCCGGATGCCCGCGGGGGGCGACAGCTCCGACCGTCATCGGCTCCGGGCTCGGCTGCGCGCCCGGCACCTGGCGCAGGGGGCCCCGACCTCACCCGCCTTGGCCAACCTCGCCTGCGTCACCCTCGACCGGCGCCTCACGGGCTACGCCGCCGCCGCAGGCCTGACCTACACCAGGTATGCCGACGACCTCGCCTTCTCCGGACGAGAGGTCGAATCCGCCCGGCTGATCCGGGTCGCGGGCACGATCGCCCGCGAGGAGGGGTTCATGATCAACACGAGCAAGACGCGCGTCAGGAACGCCCACCAGCGACAGGAGGTCACCGGCCTGGTGACCAACGAGCGGCTGGGAGTGCCGCGCGACTACCACGACCAGCTCCGCGCGGTGCTCCACGACGCCAGGCTCCACGGCGTGGTGGTCGCCAACCGGTCGGGGCACACCCACTTCCGCGCCCACCTCGACGGCCGCGTCGGCTGGGTCGAGTCGGTCAACCCGGTGCGTGGCCGGCGCCTGCGCGCCGACTTCGAGGCGATTGCGTGGCCCGATCGATAG
- a CDS encoding PaaI family thioesterase produces MDLRVIDESNHLGAFAGQLGMTFEKMDGDGIVARWEAAPPLHQPYGIVHGGVHCTVVETLGSMAGALWLGDRGQVVGVSNSTDFYRAVSSGWLTSTATPVHRGRSQQVWLVETHDEEGRLVARGQLRLQNLTAASS; encoded by the coding sequence ATGGACCTTCGCGTGATCGACGAGAGCAACCACCTGGGAGCCTTCGCGGGCCAGCTCGGGATGACGTTCGAGAAGATGGACGGAGACGGCATCGTGGCCCGGTGGGAGGCTGCCCCTCCGCTGCACCAGCCCTACGGCATCGTCCACGGGGGGGTCCACTGCACCGTGGTCGAGACCCTGGGGAGCATGGCTGGTGCCCTGTGGCTGGGCGACCGGGGCCAGGTCGTCGGCGTCAGCAACTCGACCGACTTCTATCGGGCGGTCTCCTCCGGCTGGCTCACGTCGACCGCCACTCCCGTGCACCGAGGTCGCTCCCAGCAGGTATGGCTCGTCGAGACCCACGACGAGGAGGGCCGCCTGGTCGCGCGCGGCCAGCTCCGCCTGCAGAACCTCACCGCCGCCTCCTCCTGA
- a CDS encoding DUF4244 domain-containing protein, protein MKQSLSTRWRLVRRRVDAGMTTAEYAVGTLAACGFAVVLLAIVRSGPVKAALTSVITTALGVAG, encoded by the coding sequence ATGAAGCAGTCCTTGAGCACCCGATGGCGCCTGGTGCGGCGCCGGGTCGACGCGGGTATGACCACCGCGGAGTATGCCGTGGGCACGCTGGCCGCCTGCGGCTTCGCCGTCGTGCTGCTCGCCATCGTGCGGTCGGGGCCGGTGAAGGCGGCGCTGACCTCGGTGATCACCACCGCCCTCGGGGTGGCGGGCTGA
- a CDS encoding TadE family type IV pilus minor pilin yields the protein MVTAELALAIPALVLVLAVVLGALTVGVDRVRCVDAARVAARGLARGDPLARALVSASQAGPPGARTSTVVGGSQVSVTVAVRRSLPLLGWGLDVSSTAVADLETVDDLGGGSGP from the coding sequence ATGGTCACGGCCGAGCTCGCCCTGGCCATCCCCGCGCTCGTCCTCGTCCTGGCCGTCGTGCTCGGGGCCCTGACCGTGGGGGTCGACCGGGTGCGGTGCGTCGACGCGGCCCGGGTCGCCGCGCGAGGCCTGGCCAGGGGCGACCCCCTGGCGCGGGCCCTGGTCTCGGCGTCGCAGGCCGGGCCACCCGGGGCGCGGACCAGCACGGTGGTCGGGGGGTCACAGGTCTCCGTCACCGTCGCCGTTCGTCGGTCCCTTCCCCTCCTGGGCTGGGGGCTCGACGTCTCGTCGACCGCGGTGGCCGACCTCGAGACCGTGGACGACCTCGGGGGCGGGAGCGGCCCGTGA
- a CDS encoding Rv3654c family TadE-like protein has translation MGRRDEGSGSVLVVGGLALLAVVGLCALLLAGVVRATHQARSAADLAALAAAGSLAGAASAGAACARASLVASANGATLRACSADEGSGGVVVDVTLGPASARARAGPAR, from the coding sequence GTGGGCCGCCGGGACGAAGGGTCGGGCAGCGTGCTGGTGGTCGGTGGCCTGGCCCTGCTGGCGGTCGTCGGGTTGTGCGCGCTGCTGCTGGCCGGGGTGGTGCGGGCCACCCACCAGGCGAGGTCGGCGGCCGACCTGGCGGCCCTTGCCGCGGCGGGGTCCCTCGCGGGCGCAGCATCGGCGGGGGCGGCCTGCGCGAGGGCGAGCCTCGTGGCGTCAGCCAACGGTGCGACCCTGCGGGCCTGTAGCGCCGACGAAGGCAGCGGCGGGGTCGTCGTCGACGTCACACTCGGGCCGGCCTCGGCCCGGGCCCGGGCGGGGCCGGCGCGGTGA
- a CDS encoding DEAD/DEAH box helicase, whose amino-acid sequence MSTSSGPPRRPPAELLTLLARGERAPRLRHVRRVPAREAETAPLPGWVTPSLGAALTGSGVEHLWSHQALAAETAHAGEHVVISTGTASGKSLGYLLPVLSDVVDGASAPTGRGATALYLAPTKALAHDQLARLEALALPGLRAATYDGDTSPEERRWVREHGAYVLTNPDLLHHSLLPGHERWASFLRALRYVVIDECHVYRGVFGTHLALVLRRLRRVAARYHADPTFVLASATVADPAGHASRLVGVPVRAVSHDGSPRAALTFGLWEPGAVPGPAPSGPMGAATPDGRRRSAVAEAADLLADLVADGVQTVAFARSRSGVEVVASAARERLRGRDPALADSVAAYRGGYLPEERRALETALRSGEIRGLAATNALELGIDVSGLDAVLLAGWPGTRASLWQQAGRAGRSGEESLAIFVAGDDPLDTYLVQHPEAIFDTPIEAAVVDPDNRHVLTPHLAAAAAELPITAADEAWFGPGMTAGLDDLVARGMLRRRPTGWFWTRADRPGEHLSLRGIGETVRIVEGRTGRVLGTIDATRALTVVHPGAVYVHQGRSFVVTDLDLEEAAAVVVPGDPGWSTQARVVSAFDITATEREHDLGAVHWCFGSVEVRTRVTSFVRRLPTGEVIGEHALELPERTLATKAVWYTVTPERLEAAGIDEATVPGAAHAAEHAAIGLLPLVATSDRWDVGGVSTALHPDTGLPTVLVYDGHPGGAGFAERGFQAGRAWLEGTREAVSGCRCETGCPSCVQSPKCGNGNQPLDKAAAVRLLDLVLEAMGPRTASPSPSPFPSASPSPSLVVTAPAPPGPGPRPARV is encoded by the coding sequence ATGTCGACCTCCTCCGGCCCGCCCCGGCGACCCCCCGCCGAGCTCCTCACCCTGCTCGCCCGGGGCGAGCGGGCGCCGCGGCTGCGCCACGTGCGCCGGGTGCCGGCGCGTGAGGCCGAGACCGCGCCGCTGCCCGGCTGGGTCACCCCCTCGCTGGGTGCCGCCCTGACCGGGTCAGGGGTCGAGCACCTCTGGAGCCATCAGGCGCTCGCGGCCGAGACGGCCCACGCCGGGGAGCACGTGGTGATCTCGACCGGCACGGCCTCGGGCAAGTCGCTCGGCTACCTGCTGCCCGTGCTCTCCGACGTCGTGGATGGCGCCTCCGCCCCGACGGGTCGGGGGGCCACCGCGCTCTACCTCGCCCCCACGAAGGCCCTGGCCCACGACCAGCTGGCCCGGCTCGAGGCGCTGGCGCTCCCCGGGCTGAGGGCGGCCACCTACGACGGGGACACCTCGCCCGAGGAGCGGCGCTGGGTGCGCGAGCACGGGGCCTACGTCCTGACCAACCCCGACCTGCTGCACCACTCGCTGCTGCCGGGGCACGAGCGCTGGGCCTCGTTCCTGCGGGCGCTGCGCTACGTCGTCATCGACGAGTGCCACGTCTACCGGGGCGTCTTCGGCACCCACCTGGCCCTCGTGCTGCGGCGGCTGCGGCGGGTCGCGGCGCGCTACCACGCCGACCCGACCTTCGTGCTCGCCTCGGCGACGGTCGCCGACCCGGCGGGGCACGCGTCCCGCCTGGTGGGGGTGCCGGTGCGCGCGGTCAGCCACGACGGCTCCCCGCGGGCGGCCCTGACCTTCGGGCTGTGGGAGCCGGGCGCCGTGCCCGGCCCGGCGCCGAGCGGGCCGATGGGTGCGGCGACGCCCGACGGCCGACGACGCAGCGCCGTCGCCGAGGCGGCCGACCTGCTCGCCGACCTCGTGGCCGACGGGGTGCAGACGGTGGCCTTCGCCCGCTCGCGCAGCGGGGTCGAGGTCGTGGCGTCGGCGGCCCGCGAGCGGCTGCGTGGGCGTGACCCCGCCCTCGCCGACAGCGTCGCCGCCTATCGGGGCGGATACCTGCCCGAGGAGCGGCGGGCCCTCGAGACGGCTCTGCGGTCCGGCGAGATCAGGGGCCTGGCCGCGACCAACGCGCTCGAGCTGGGCATCGACGTGAGCGGTCTCGACGCGGTGCTGCTCGCCGGGTGGCCCGGCACCCGGGCGTCGCTGTGGCAGCAGGCCGGGCGGGCGGGGCGCTCGGGTGAGGAGTCCCTCGCCATCTTCGTGGCCGGCGACGACCCGCTCGACACCTACCTGGTGCAGCATCCGGAGGCCATCTTCGACACCCCGATCGAGGCCGCGGTGGTCGACCCCGACAACCGCCACGTGCTGACCCCGCACCTCGCGGCTGCCGCGGCCGAGCTGCCGATCACCGCGGCCGACGAGGCCTGGTTCGGGCCGGGGATGACGGCCGGCCTCGACGACCTCGTGGCCCGCGGCATGCTGCGACGGCGACCGACCGGCTGGTTCTGGACCCGCGCCGACCGGCCCGGCGAGCACCTCAGCCTCCGCGGCATCGGTGAGACCGTGCGCATCGTCGAGGGTCGCACCGGGCGCGTGCTCGGCACGATCGACGCCACCCGAGCCCTCACCGTTGTCCACCCCGGCGCCGTCTACGTGCACCAGGGGCGCAGCTTCGTCGTCACCGACCTCGACCTCGAGGAGGCAGCCGCGGTGGTCGTGCCCGGCGACCCCGGATGGTCGACCCAGGCCCGGGTGGTCAGCGCCTTCGACATCACCGCCACGGAGCGCGAGCACGACCTCGGCGCGGTGCACTGGTGCTTCGGGTCGGTCGAGGTGCGCACCCGGGTGACATCCTTCGTGCGGCGCCTGCCGACCGGCGAGGTGATCGGGGAGCACGCCCTCGAGCTGCCGGAACGCACCCTCGCCACCAAGGCGGTCTGGTACACCGTGACCCCCGAGCGGCTCGAGGCGGCGGGTATCGACGAGGCCACGGTGCCCGGCGCCGCCCACGCCGCTGAGCACGCCGCGATCGGCCTGCTCCCTCTCGTGGCGACGTCGGACCGCTGGGACGTCGGCGGGGTCTCCACCGCCCTCCACCCCGACACGGGGCTGCCCACGGTGCTCGTCTACGACGGCCACCCCGGTGGGGCCGGCTTCGCCGAGCGCGGATTCCAGGCCGGGCGGGCCTGGCTGGAAGGCACCCGCGAGGCCGTGTCAGGGTGCCGCTGCGAGACCGGGTGCCCCTCGTGCGTGCAGTCGCCCAAGTGCGGCAACGGCAACCAGCCTCTGGACAAGGCGGCAGCGGTGCGACTGCTCGACCTGGTGCTGGAGGCCATGGGCCCCCGGACCGCCTCGCCGTCCCCCTCACCGTTCCCGTCAGCGTCCCCCTCACCGTCGCTGGTCGTCACCGCGCCGGCCCCGCCCGGGCCCGGGCCGAGGCCGGCCCGAGTGTGA
- a CDS encoding STAS domain-containing protein, producing the protein MDLDITTSQGDARTVVHVAGEIDVYTVSTLRDRLDAVIERGEHHLVIDLSAVTFMDSTGLGVLVGRLKLVRAVGGSMRLVTANERVLKVFAITGLDKVFEIHRTVDEAVAAR; encoded by the coding sequence ATGGATCTTGACATCACGACGTCACAGGGTGACGCGCGGACGGTTGTCCATGTCGCGGGCGAGATCGACGTCTATACGGTCTCGACGCTGCGCGACCGGTTGGACGCGGTCATCGAGCGCGGTGAGCACCACCTGGTCATCGACCTCTCGGCGGTGACCTTCATGGACTCCACGGGGCTGGGGGTGCTCGTGGGGCGGCTCAAGCTCGTGCGGGCGGTCGGTGGCTCCATGCGCCTGGTGACCGCCAACGAGCGCGTGCTCAAGGTCTTCGCCATCACGGGGCTCGACAAGGTCTTCGAGATCCACCGCACCGTCGACGAGGCCGTCGCGGCCCGCTAG